In Deltaproteobacteria bacterium, a single genomic region encodes these proteins:
- a CDS encoding YkgJ family cysteine cluster protein, protein MALEFLAALFGPRLKLPADQVTRLPGAAKKAAAPHATAIQATLDKISALPNIADMKDTKRVPRGFTPLVKELLHHVDAYHDALRESMGLTDVKRPGEPGGCNACYTAPVGVSSIEALNIYRAARPWKDFAEVVRKLVEYAQEQYKDVQAGAKGKDAEKVRFGGKAVQNGRLVFAKKEHACPLLDPATQRCRVWAERPIACRMQHHVTSPEHSRPSHAEFPKGVRSKNLRLPVRAQVTLSQLDKRIALELSPFLYASIPQIAQITEGQQLTEVGEAPVRMQQDGSVARPANRNVAHAKKFQKDKKKSARKK, encoded by the coding sequence ATGGCGCTCGAGTTTCTCGCTGCGTTGTTCGGTCCACGGCTCAAGCTGCCGGCTGATCAGGTCACGCGCCTGCCCGGAGCCGCCAAGAAGGCCGCTGCACCGCACGCCACCGCGATCCAGGCCACGCTCGACAAGATCTCGGCGCTGCCCAACATCGCGGACATGAAGGACACCAAGCGGGTACCGCGGGGCTTCACGCCGCTGGTGAAGGAACTCCTCCACCACGTCGACGCCTACCACGACGCGCTGCGCGAATCGATGGGCCTGACCGACGTCAAGCGCCCCGGCGAGCCGGGCGGCTGCAACGCCTGCTACACCGCGCCGGTCGGCGTCTCGAGCATCGAGGCGCTCAACATCTATCGCGCCGCTCGACCGTGGAAGGACTTCGCGGAGGTCGTGCGCAAGCTCGTCGAGTACGCGCAGGAGCAGTACAAGGACGTGCAAGCCGGCGCCAAGGGCAAGGACGCCGAGAAGGTCCGCTTCGGCGGCAAGGCGGTGCAGAACGGCCGCTTGGTGTTCGCCAAGAAGGAGCACGCGTGCCCGCTGCTCGACCCCGCGACCCAGCGCTGCCGCGTTTGGGCGGAGCGCCCGATCGCGTGCCGCATGCAGCACCACGTCACTTCGCCCGAGCACTCGCGGCCGAGCCACGCCGAGTTCCCCAAGGGCGTGCGCTCGAAGAACCTGCGCCTGCCGGTGCGCGCTCAGGTCACGCTGTCACAGCTCGACAAGCGCATCGCCCTCGAGCTGTCGCCCTTCCTCTACGCCTCGATCCCACAGATCGCCCAGATCACCGAGGGCCAGCAGCTGACCGAGGTCGGCGAGGCGCCGGTGCGGATGCAGCAGGACGGCTCCGTCGCACGCCCGGCCAACCGGAACGTCGCGCACGCCAAGAAATTCCAGAAGGACAAGAAGAAGTCCGCGCGCAAGAAGTGA
- a CDS encoding SUMF1/EgtB/PvdO family nonheme iron enzyme yields MRRQILPLVFTLLAPACDRSSHRFDVVDTPDPIPLATAEPPPKPPEPVIDPRGNELPSECTRGTGRNAQGQCVALATRVVPQGQQVQIPKGEFIVGDLPSTYDFRKTAGDPRLQWAGQPPRVVQASSFWIDVNEVTRSAYQACIDAGKCTAACSADALLERTPEGGRPNVPQTCVTHEQAAAYCSSVGQRLPTELEWEYAARGVDARMYPWGNELRDEYLAGLLPIDTPVVDLSYFGVRGMGTNANEWVADEFDPAAPLAAYGAVDFRRKDGPLAKAIATDPQQAAKRWVWKSARVGDRSGAAAADPMRGFRCAADLDAATASLEVPAVGPPLPIVRNVGAVELFGGIAEAVAQDEARAFCEALDFEADGRRWSEWRLPTIAEVEAIAALFRGPGPFWTADGAVEQRPAAGEPAIDTPWVAVELEPDAAVGARCVHGK; encoded by the coding sequence ATGCGTCGTCAAATCCTCCCGCTCGTGTTCACCTTGCTCGCGCCTGCGTGCGATCGGAGCTCGCATCGCTTCGACGTCGTCGACACCCCCGACCCGATACCGCTCGCGACCGCCGAGCCGCCTCCGAAGCCGCCCGAGCCCGTCATCGATCCGCGGGGCAACGAGCTGCCCTCGGAGTGCACGCGAGGCACCGGTCGCAATGCGCAGGGGCAGTGCGTGGCCCTGGCAACCCGCGTGGTGCCGCAGGGCCAGCAAGTGCAGATCCCCAAGGGCGAGTTCATCGTCGGCGATCTGCCCTCGACCTACGACTTCCGCAAGACCGCCGGCGATCCGCGGCTGCAGTGGGCGGGTCAGCCACCGCGCGTGGTGCAGGCGTCGAGCTTCTGGATCGACGTCAACGAGGTCACGCGAAGCGCCTACCAGGCCTGCATCGACGCCGGCAAGTGCACCGCGGCGTGCTCGGCCGACGCGCTGCTCGAGCGCACGCCCGAGGGCGGGCGCCCCAACGTGCCGCAGACCTGCGTGACCCACGAGCAAGCCGCCGCGTACTGCAGCTCGGTCGGGCAGCGTCTGCCGACCGAGCTCGAGTGGGAGTACGCCGCGCGCGGCGTCGATGCCCGCATGTATCCGTGGGGCAACGAGCTGCGCGACGAGTACCTCGCTGGGTTGCTGCCGATCGACACACCGGTCGTCGACCTCAGCTACTTCGGCGTTCGCGGCATGGGCACCAACGCCAACGAGTGGGTCGCCGACGAGTTCGATCCCGCGGCACCGCTCGCGGCCTACGGTGCGGTCGACTTCCGTCGCAAGGACGGCCCGCTCGCCAAGGCGATCGCCACCGATCCCCAGCAGGCAGCCAAGCGCTGGGTGTGGAAGTCGGCCCGCGTCGGCGATCGCAGCGGTGCGGCTGCGGCCGATCCCATGCGAGGCTTCCGATGCGCCGCCGATCTCGACGCCGCGACCGCGTCGCTGGAGGTGCCCGCGGTCGGGCCCCCGCTGCCGATCGTGCGCAACGTCGGCGCGGTCGAGCTGTTCGGCGGCATCGCCGAGGCGGTCGCGCAGGACGAGGCGCGGGCGTTCTGCGAGGCGCTCGACTTCGAGGCCGACGGCCGCCGTTGGAGTGAGTGGCGGCTGCCGACCATCGCCGAGGTCGAGGCGATCGCCGCGCTGTTCCGCGGGCCGGGGCCGTTCTGGACCGCCGATGGCGCCGTCGAACAACGGCCCGCGGCCGGCGAGCCCGCCATCGACACACCGTGGGTGGCGGTCGAGCTCGAGCCCGACGCCGCCGTCGGGGCCCGCTGCGTCCACGGCAAGTGA
- a CDS encoding sodium:solute symporter family protein, translated as MTTMPALVVFGYLAITLAIGIAAGRVGRGDVADYVAGERAFGPLVMYFVMGATVFSAYALLGTPQRVVAKGSDAFYILAYGAVGFVPVFYFGAKVRRLGARLGLVTQAELIGARFDSRAVTGWMGVATVLAFLPYLVIQLKGAGVVMQAVTGWSPGLGAFVVYAVVVAYVVIGGVRGVAWTNVLQGAAMLVIVWWLGLWVPHELFGGVAPMFDRVALERPDALVLPGPGPTGFGQYTSEILVSALGFSMWPQVFMKCFTARSARLVQLSAVLYPSFLFFLVPLLLLGYAALLAGGPADDSVLLWIVSRPELGDTQLVVAIVTFAVLAASMSTGDALLHAGASILVRDVGVVGLGMALDDRAQTRGMRVSVVVLAIVAFALLAIGGRASVVDLLLLAYAVPIQFLPLTLAALYWRRANRAGATWGLGAGLGTCFLAFALQQLTPAWYAELNPWSLQIGVLGVAATVAGLVAGSLLRPPLPDQHLARFEL; from the coding sequence ATGACGACGATGCCGGCGCTGGTGGTGTTCGGCTACCTCGCGATCACGCTCGCGATCGGCATCGCGGCCGGACGCGTGGGCCGAGGTGACGTCGCCGACTACGTCGCGGGCGAGCGCGCGTTCGGACCGCTCGTGATGTACTTCGTGATGGGCGCGACGGTGTTCAGCGCCTACGCTTTGCTCGGGACCCCGCAGCGGGTGGTCGCGAAGGGCTCGGACGCGTTCTACATCCTCGCCTACGGCGCGGTTGGCTTCGTGCCGGTCTTCTACTTCGGCGCCAAGGTGCGGCGGCTCGGCGCGCGCCTGGGCCTGGTGACGCAGGCCGAGCTGATCGGCGCCCGCTTCGACAGCCGCGCGGTGACCGGTTGGATGGGCGTCGCGACGGTGCTGGCGTTCTTGCCGTACCTCGTCATCCAGCTCAAGGGCGCCGGCGTCGTGATGCAGGCCGTCACTGGCTGGTCGCCGGGGCTCGGCGCATTCGTGGTCTATGCCGTGGTGGTCGCCTACGTGGTGATCGGAGGCGTGCGCGGGGTCGCGTGGACCAACGTGCTGCAGGGCGCGGCGATGCTGGTCATCGTGTGGTGGTTGGGCTTGTGGGTGCCCCACGAGCTGTTCGGCGGCGTGGCGCCCATGTTCGATCGCGTTGCACTCGAGCGGCCCGACGCGCTGGTGCTGCCGGGCCCCGGCCCGACCGGCTTCGGGCAGTACACCAGCGAGATCCTGGTGTCCGCGCTGGGCTTCTCGATGTGGCCGCAGGTCTTCATGAAGTGCTTCACCGCCCGCAGTGCGCGACTCGTGCAGCTGTCGGCGGTGCTCTATCCGAGCTTTCTGTTCTTCCTGGTGCCGCTGTTGTTGCTGGGCTACGCGGCCTTGCTCGCCGGGGGGCCCGCCGACGACTCGGTGCTGCTGTGGATCGTGTCGCGGCCCGAGCTCGGCGACACCCAGCTGGTGGTCGCGATCGTCACGTTCGCGGTGCTGGCGGCTTCGATGTCGACTGGCGACGCGCTGCTGCACGCCGGCGCCTCGATCCTCGTGCGCGACGTCGGCGTGGTCGGACTCGGCATGGCGCTCGACGATCGTGCGCAGACCCGGGGCATGCGGGTATCGGTGGTCGTGCTGGCGATCGTCGCGTTCGCGCTGCTGGCGATCGGTGGCCGCGCCTCGGTGGTGGATCTGTTGCTGCTCGCGTACGCGGTGCCGATCCAGTTCCTGCCGCTGACGCTCGCGGCGCTGTACTGGCGCCGCGCCAACCGGGCCGGCGCGACGTGGGGGCTGGGCGCGGGGCTGGGCACCTGCTTCCTGGCCTTCGCGTTGCAGCAGCTGACGCCCGCGTGGTACGCCGAACTCAATCCGTGGTCGCTGCAGATCGGCGTGCTCGGCGTGGCTGCGACCGTCGCGGGGCTGGTGGCGGGCAGCCTGCTGCGGCCGCCGCTGCCGGACCAGCACCTCGCGCGCTTCGAGCTGTGA
- a CDS encoding dienelactone hydrolase family protein yields the protein MASSMVEFPADGRTATGYLSLPASGHGPGVLVIQEYWGLVDHIKQVADRFAAAGFAALAPDLYRGESASGPDDAGRRLMELDIPDASRQLGGAAAYLLAHASVTPKKVAAVGFCMGGKLALHAAGEYPESICAVVDFYGVHPKAEPRLDRLSGPVQTHFAEHDDYIPVAQAHDLVARLRAAGVEVEDHLYDAQHAFFNDHRPEVYDAAAAKIAWDRTLAFLRKALA from the coding sequence ATGGCGTCATCGATGGTCGAGTTCCCCGCGGACGGTCGCACTGCGACCGGCTACCTCTCGCTCCCCGCCAGTGGCCATGGGCCGGGCGTGTTGGTCATCCAGGAGTACTGGGGTCTGGTCGATCACATCAAGCAGGTCGCCGATCGCTTCGCTGCGGCGGGCTTCGCCGCGCTCGCGCCCGATCTCTACCGCGGTGAGTCGGCGAGCGGACCCGACGATGCCGGGCGCCGCCTGATGGAGCTCGACATCCCCGACGCCAGCCGGCAGCTCGGTGGCGCCGCGGCGTACCTGCTGGCCCACGCTTCGGTCACGCCGAAGAAGGTCGCGGCGGTCGGGTTCTGCATGGGCGGCAAGCTGGCCCTGCACGCCGCCGGCGAGTATCCCGAGTCGATCTGCGCGGTGGTCGACTTCTACGGCGTGCATCCCAAGGCCGAGCCCCGGCTCGATCGGCTCTCGGGCCCGGTGCAGACCCACTTCGCCGAGCACGACGACTACATCCCGGTCGCGCAGGCGCACGATCTGGTCGCGCGCCTGCGGGCGGCGGGCGTCGAAGTCGAGGATCACCTCTACGACGCACAGCACGCGTTCTTCAACGATCACCGGCCCGAGGTCTACGACGCCGCCGCAGCCAAGATCGCGTGGGATCGCACGCTGGCGTTCCTGCGCAAGGCGCTGGCGTAG
- a CDS encoding SDR family NAD(P)-dependent oxidoreductase — protein MKYDMVDRRCIVTGASSGIGKEIARNLAYFGASVVLACRDRDRGSATLHEIVTDSGNENVTMMQVDLGHRQSIRAFVKNVTAGGPVHVLVNNAAVLCADRRVSPDGIEQTWATNVLGYFALTNLLLPTLRRSGPARVVNVASTFARGLQLDDVQFERRKYSGMAAYAASKQADRMLAWRLAELTVNDDVSVHACHPGAVGSGLFREQSGWLGRLIRMGQGWALKSPNAGALTPTFVAADPTVAAESGRFWIDRAPRPCPFARDRAALLELWRICVEQTQCDA, from the coding sequence GTGAAGTACGACATGGTCGACCGCCGCTGCATCGTCACGGGCGCGAGCTCGGGCATCGGCAAGGAGATCGCGCGCAACCTGGCCTACTTCGGCGCCTCCGTGGTGCTCGCGTGTCGCGACCGCGATCGTGGCAGCGCCACACTCCACGAGATCGTCACGGACAGCGGCAACGAGAACGTGACCATGATGCAGGTCGACCTCGGCCATCGGCAGTCGATCCGCGCGTTCGTCAAGAACGTGACCGCCGGCGGCCCGGTGCACGTGCTCGTCAACAACGCCGCCGTGCTGTGTGCCGATCGCCGCGTGAGTCCCGACGGCATCGAGCAGACGTGGGCGACCAACGTGCTCGGCTACTTCGCGCTGACCAACCTCCTGCTCCCGACCCTGCGACGCTCGGGGCCGGCGCGGGTGGTGAACGTGGCGTCGACGTTCGCCCGGGGCCTGCAGCTCGACGACGTGCAGTTCGAGCGACGCAAGTACTCTGGGATGGCTGCCTACGCCGCCAGCAAGCAGGCCGATCGCATGCTCGCGTGGCGCCTCGCCGAGCTGACGGTCAACGACGACGTGAGCGTGCACGCCTGCCACCCCGGTGCGGTCGGCAGCGGGCTGTTCCGTGAGCAGAGCGGATGGTTGGGACGACTCATCCGCATGGGTCAGGGGTGGGCACTCAAGTCACCGAACGCGGGCGCGCTCACACCGACCTTCGTGGCGGCGGACCCCACGGTCGCGGCCGAGAGCGGACGCTTCTGGATCGATCGTGCCCCGCGGCCATGCCCGTTTGCGCGGGATCGGGCGGCGCTGCTCGAGCTGTGGCGCATCTGCGTCGAGCAGACCCAGTGTGATGCGTGA
- a CDS encoding tryptophan 2,3-dioxygenase: MARPPTTYWDYIKVESLLALQSGVDDSETALANDEVLFITIHQIDELWFKLVLRELVVVRDCMAQEPVPEQSLAQVVHGLRRAVLLMQNVAQHFALMESMTTRDYLAFRDKLSPASGFQSAQLREIEFLLGLADEVRVSLGGEGSYLDALRAPGGGESPALRRVLKRREDLPTILTAMQHWLYRTPICGSHPGEPDDGARVQAFLEDYLQAHAKEVDGNLAQAVALATNDNDRERLATRYRKEKDGARMFLFAEDRPLEERERTSRIRAAIVFIESYRELPLLAWPREVVDGIVALEQAFLVFRQRHARMVERVIGRRTGTGGSAGVDYLDQTALRYRVFSDLWAVRTLLVRRDALPKLEDTSFYDFAGGH, from the coding sequence ATGGCACGACCGCCGACCACGTACTGGGACTACATCAAGGTGGAGTCACTGCTCGCGCTGCAGAGCGGTGTGGATGACAGCGAGACTGCGCTCGCGAACGACGAGGTGCTGTTCATCACCATCCATCAGATCGACGAGCTGTGGTTCAAGCTGGTGCTGCGCGAGCTCGTGGTGGTGCGTGACTGCATGGCCCAGGAGCCGGTGCCCGAGCAGTCGCTCGCGCAGGTCGTCCATGGACTGCGTCGCGCCGTGCTGCTCATGCAGAACGTTGCGCAGCACTTCGCGCTGATGGAGAGCATGACCACGCGGGACTACCTGGCGTTCCGCGACAAGCTCTCGCCGGCGAGCGGGTTCCAGTCGGCACAGCTGCGCGAGATCGAATTCCTGCTGGGCTTGGCCGACGAGGTCCGGGTCTCGCTCGGCGGCGAGGGCAGCTACCTCGACGCGCTGCGGGCTCCGGGCGGGGGCGAGTCGCCGGCGCTGCGCCGCGTGTTGAAGCGCCGCGAAGATCTCCCCACCATCCTCACCGCGATGCAGCATTGGTTGTACCGCACGCCGATCTGCGGCTCGCACCCCGGCGAGCCCGACGATGGTGCCCGCGTGCAGGCGTTCCTCGAGGACTACCTGCAGGCGCACGCGAAGGAGGTCGACGGCAACCTCGCCCAGGCCGTCGCGCTCGCCACCAACGACAACGACCGCGAGCGGCTCGCGACCCGCTACCGCAAGGAGAAGGACGGCGCGCGCATGTTCCTCTTCGCGGAGGATCGCCCGCTCGAGGAGCGCGAGCGGACCAGTCGCATCCGCGCGGCCATCGTCTTCATCGAGAGCTATCGCGAGCTGCCGCTGCTCGCGTGGCCACGCGAGGTCGTCGACGGCATCGTCGCGCTCGAGCAAGCCTTCTTGGTGTTCCGTCAGCGACACGCACGCATGGTCGAGCGCGTGATCGGTCGACGCACGGGCACGGGTGGTTCGGCCGGGGTCGACTACCTCGACCAGACCGCGCTGCGGTACCGGGTGTTCAGCGATCTATGGGCGGTCCGAACGCTACTCGTTCGCCGCGACGCACTACCCAAGCTGGAAGATACGAGCTTCTACGACTTCGCCGGGGGCCACTGA